CATCCACATGGCCGAGCAGCAAGCCAGTCTGGCCCTTGATTTCAGCCATCGTGCTCCGGCGGCTGCCACTCCCGAGATGTACCGCGTCATCGGTCGAACCCGAGAGGTAATCGGGCTTTTCGAGGTTGAGAATCGGGCCAATGTCTCCGGCTACGAGGCGATCGGCGTCCCCGGCGTCACTGCGGGCCTGTGTCGAGCGCACCAGCTCTATGGAAGCCTTCCTCTACAACGACTTCTGGAGCCGGCGATTCATTACGCGGAGCAGGGGTTTGTCGCCAACTGGCTGACGACGCAGCAGATTGCCGAAGTCATGGGAGATTTCGTGAAATACCGGGTTCCCGCGCGGATCTTTCTGCGGGATGGATATCCTCCGGTCAGCGGCGTGGATCGGGTGATACAAGCCGATCTGGGCCAGGTTCTGCGACTGATTGCCCGTCAAGGCGCGAGGGGCCTGTATCGCGGAGAACTGCCGCACACCGTTGAAGCGGACATGAAGAAGAATGGCGGTCTGCTCAGGGCGGAAGACTTCGGCCGTTACGAAGTCGTGGCGACAGAGCCGGTGACAATCAGGTGCCGGAACCACGAGATCCTGGGAATGCCCGGACCCAGCGGGTGTACGACGACTCTGCAAGCCCTGAAGATTCTCGAGCATTTTGATTTAGCTGAACTGGGACACAATTCCGCCGAATACCTTCATCTTGTGATTGAGTCCACTCGCCACGCTTTCGCCGACCGATACCGTTTTCTCGGAGATCCCGACTTTGTACCGGTCCCTGAAAAAGCTCTCTTGTCTACTGACTATGCCCGGGACGTCGCCCGGCTGATCGATCCCGCAAGAACGGCTTTTGCGCAGGCTTCGGATCAACCCTGGGTCAGGTTTGCCGACAGGGCTCTGCACCGGCCCTGGCGCTATCAGGAAGGCACGCCCATTCTGGAGGATCCTCCTCCTTCCCCTCCGCAGGACGACCAGTGCACGACTCACTTTTCCGCGATCGACAGACAGCGAAACATGGTTTCCTGCACCCAGACGGCCGTCAGCCGGTTTGGCTCCCGTGTCATCACATCCGGGACCGGACTCCTCTTCAGCAGCGGGATGGTGGTCTTCAATCCGGTTCCGGGATCGGCCAACTCAATTGCCGGCTTCAAACGGGGACTCAACAACATGGCGCCGCTCCTGCTGCTCAAAGAGAGAAAACCCTTCGCCAGCCTGGGCGCTGTCGGCGGGAGACGGATCATCAGTTGCAACACCCAGATCGTGCTGAACCTCATGGACCGGCAGATGAGCCTTCAACAAGCCATCGCCGCTCCTCGCGTGGATACTTCGGAAGCCGTCACCCTTGCCGACTTGAGACTGGATCCTGAGTGCCGGGAAGGATTGGCCAGGATCGGACACGAAGTCGAAGTTGTGGAAGAGTCTCCGTCTCTGGATTCCGGTTTTGCCAGGCCCTTGGGCATAATGGTTGACCCCATAACGAACCGCATCCGGACGGGCGTGGATGTCTTTCGCATCTCCGAAGCTCGAGGGATATAGCGGAAGCATAATTCGCACTCACCGTCGCCGGAAGCCCAGTTGGTCGACGCGGCCGGTGCCTCAGGCACTACTGCGACTTGGATAGCCTTTACTCGGATGCGACGATTCTGAATTCATCAATGTCGATCTTGCCCTGCGGGAGGTCTCGAGGATCGATACCGCAGAGCAGAAAGCCAAAGTTCCAATGCTTGCCGGCGAGGATCCCTTCGAGAAATCCGTCCGCCATGGTGCGACTCTGAATCACCCTGATCTTCCTGGCCAGACCTCCGTTGATCAAACCCAGTTGGCTCCATCGAGTTTCGTCGGTCGTGAGCTGAAAGGACACGTCGTTCCATTGACCATCGCGTAGCGCGTCCTCCAGAGGCTCGGATGTCAGGGCCCAGTTCACCAAGGCGGGTTTTGTATAGTAGCCACTGCGTCCGCCCTCTCCTTGAATCCAAAAATACAGTTTCAAGTCGTTTACGGCCAAGTCGCGGCCCCTCAGCGAGAGCTCTACCCGGGCGTTACGGAGATCTTTGCCCTGAATGCCGATATCTTTTGTTTGGCGAACCCGGAGGACGATATGAAACCAAAAGAACTCTCCGTGGTTATCGTCGAAGTACCAGGGTGAAGAGGAGGTAGCATAGCCTCCTGATCGACCCCCCTGGGGGGTCCATTCCAAGGGAGCTCCCCAACCCATGTACCCCAAAATGTTCTTGTGCCAAGTCTCAGGACCTCGATTGATTTCCGTATTCTTGCCCACCGTCCAACCTTGCTGAGGTCCCGTGGAGCCGTTCCCTTGGTCAAAGGTTTCGCGGTAGATCACCTCGCCAGCCAGCCAGGTTGCGGTCATGACGGTGATGAAAAAGATTTGCAAACATCGGGGCATCGATTTCGTCCTCTGTCCATTTTTTTAATTTATAGCAGAATTCAGTTTCCGGTACCGTCCTCCTGATTTCCCCTTGCTCAAGATCCAAGAAGGGGGGAAGTATGAAAAATCGAAGGGTCTTTCTGCAAGGCATCGGGGGAGTTGGGCTGTGGACCTCTGCGACTTTACCGTCCGCACGAGGTAGCCGGTTCTTGCAGCCGGAGATCGTTCGCGAGAGAACGAAGGCAAGATTGCAAAGGCGCCCTATCATCTGGAACAACGATGGCAGCGACATTCAGTCGATCGCTTACGCTGGTGGAAAATGGCCGATTCCTCTGGAATCGGTCGAGCAGTTCTGGGACGGAACCTTGCGATTCTTGGAGGGCACGTCCGTGGAGACCATCCTCTACTGCGCGCGCACCAATGAGCCGGATTGGGAGTTCCCGACAAAATACATTGAAGTGTTGGGGCCGAATCCGGTCCAGCATGTCGTCGACTTCGCGCGCAAGCACCAGAAGGAGTTTTTTTTATTCCATCCGCATGAACGATGTGCACTGCTCGCGCTACGTTCCGAAAGCCGGATACTGGTCCTCCCTCAAGCTGGCCCATCCCGAACTCCTGCTTGGCTATATCTCACGTACCCACTGGGAGGAAATGGTCGTCCCTTGGCTGAATCGATTCATGCCCATCGAGGAGCAGCGTTGGAAAACGAAGCTGTATGACCCCGAGAAG
Above is a window of Acidobacteriota bacterium DNA encoding:
- the ggt gene encoding gamma-glutamyltransferase, giving the protein MKRSIWRPVKDEVVSDFGAVVTSHPLASEVGVQILSEGGNAVDATVAMGFCLAVVEPWASSIAGHGQMLIHMAEQQASLALDFSHRAPAAATPEMYRVIGRTREVIGLFEVENRANVSGYEAIGVPGVTAGLCRAHQLYGSLPLQRLLEPAIHYAEQGFVANWLTTQQIAEVMGDFVKYRVPARIFLRDGYPPVSGVDRVIQADLGQVLRLIARQGARGLYRGELPHTVEADMKKNGGLLRAEDFGRYEVVATEPVTIRCRNHEILGMPGPSGCTTTLQALKILEHFDLAELGHNSAEYLHLVIESTRHAFADRYRFLGDPDFVPVPEKALLSTDYARDVARLIDPARTAFAQASDQPWVRFADRALHRPWRYQEGTPILEDPPPSPPQDDQCTTHFSAIDRQRNMVSCTQTAVSRFGSRVITSGTGLLFSSGMVVFNPVPGSANSIAGFKRGLNNMAPLLLLKERKPFASLGAVGGRRIISCNTQIVLNLMDRQMSLQQAIAAPRVDTSEAVTLADLRLDPECREGLARIGHEVEVVEESPSLDSGFARPLGIMVDPITNRIRTGVDVFRISEARGI